The following proteins come from a genomic window of Lycium ferocissimum isolate CSIRO_LF1 chromosome 4, AGI_CSIRO_Lferr_CH_V1, whole genome shotgun sequence:
- the LOC132052320 gene encoding probable serine/threonine-protein kinase SIS8 isoform X4, protein MESNSSKMPSLIDLQRAEVSDHVSWEAILVSKAADSKLLKLEQRALEIAVEERSKLIDFSDSCLVQKLAVLVSDHMGGPVVDPESMLLAWRSLSYNLKATLGSMVLHLGSLTIGLARHRALLFKVLADSVGIPCRLVKGKQYTGSDDVAMNYVKIDGREYIVDLMAAPGTIIPSDTCGVHRDCEESILSISPSSKDVDSHPGSFSSGIASSLEDHSDYGTADKRSRFAESTIAENESPSYVNSEQQIKAEKEYYNTFHDFTNALNTKEQGQETSSGAGHARSAFTHARSPSWTEGVSSPAVRRMKVKDASQYMIDAAKENPQLAQKLHNVLLESGVIAPPNLFAEIYSDQLDVEGKSRIEEIESKETDGFQKIRDQSDMNRARFLPPLPYHGPHSRGNAHGPLEPQPDVREVGGQHAPLKHKKKMPVAAAAAAAAAVVASSMVAAAAKTTNSHTDLPVAAAATATATAAAVVATTVAVGKQYEALGDTERVDGDADTAINEQQGSGHSEGERISDRSSGSAKSDVTFDDVADCEIPWEDITLGERIGLGSYGEVYRGEWHGTEVAVKKFLDQDITGESLEEFRSEVRIMKRLRHPNVVLFMGAVTRSPHLSIVTEFLHRGSLYRLLHRPNNQLDERRRLRMALDAARGMNYLHNCTPVIVHRDLKSPNLLVDRNCVVKVCDFGLSRMKNSTFLSSRSTAGTAEWMAPEVLRNEPSNEKCDVYSFGVILWELCTLQQPWGGMNPMQVVGAVGFQHRRLDIPEDMDPAIADIIRKCWQTDPKLRPSFAEIMAALKPLQKPITSSHAPKPPAGRGSGKGQPSRNLENPTAEQG, encoded by the exons ATGGAGTCCAATTCCTCGAAAATGCCCTCCCTCATTGATCTGCAAAGAGCGGAAGTATCAGACCATGTCAGTTGGGAAGCCATCCTTGTCAGTAAAGCTGCAGACTCCAAGTTGTTGAAACTTGAACAGAGAGCTCTAGAGATTGCTGTTGAGGAGAGGTCAAAACTCATAGATTTTTCAGACAGCTGTTTGGTGCAAAAGCTTGCTGTGCTAGTTTCTGACCACATGGGGGGCCCAGTTGTGGATCCAGAGAGCATGTTGCTTGCATGGAGAAGTCTTAGTTATAATCTGAAGGCAACTCTAGGGAGTATGGTCTTGCATCTTGGTTCTTTGACCATTGGCTTGGCTCGTCATCGTGCATTGTTATTCAAG GTTTTAGCTGATAGTGTGGGGATCCCTTGCCGATTAGTAAAAGGAAAGCAGTATACCGGTTCAGATGATGTTGCAATGAACTATGTAAAGATCGATGGAAG GGAGTATATTGTTGATTTGATGGCAGCCCCCGGCACAATTATTCCATCCGACACATGTGGAGTGCATAGAGACTGTGAAGAATCTATTCTCTCTATCAGTCCATCCTCCAAAGATGTTGATTCTCATCCGGGTTCCTTCAGCAGTGGGATTGCTTCTTCATTGGAAGATCATTCAGACTATGGAACGGCAGACAAGAGATCCAGGTTTGCAGAAAGCACTATTGCAGAAAATGAATCTCCCTCTTATGTTAATTCAGAACAGCAGATAAAAGCAGAGAAAGAATATTATAATACCTTCCACGATTTTACAAATGCTCTCAATACGAAGGAGCAAGGACAGGAAACTTCTTCGGGAGCTGGTCATGCAAGATCTGCTTTTACACATGCAAGATCTCCTTCCTGGACAGAAGGTGTTAGCTCCCCAGCTGTACGCAGAATGAAAGTAAAGGATGCTTCACAGTATATGATTGATGCTGCCAAAGAAAATCCACAGCTAGCTCAAAAACTTCACAATGTTTTACTTGAAAGTGGAGTTATTGCACCACCTAACCTGTTCGCTGAAATCTATTCAGACCAATTAGATGTAGAGGGAAAATCCAGGATAGAGGAAATAGAAAGTAAAGAAACAGATGGGTTCCAGAAAATCAGGGATCAATCTGATATGAATCGAGCCCGCTTCTTACCTCCTCTGCCTTATCACGGTCCACACTCTAGAGGCAATGCACATGGACCATTGGAACCTCAGCCAGATGTGAGAGAAGTTGGTGGACAGCACGCTCCATTGAAACATAAGAAAAAAATGCCTGTTGctgccgccgccgccgccgcaGCAGCTGTTGTTGCCTCTTCGATGGTAGCTGCTGCAGCCAAGACTACTAACTCTCATACGGATCTTCCTGTAGCAGCTGCTGCCACCGCCACTGCCACAGCTGCAGCAGTGGTAGCAACAACTGTAGCCGTCGGTAAGCAATATGAGGCACTAGGAG ACACTGAAAGAGTTGATGGAGATGCAGATACTGCTATCAATGAGCAACAGGGAAGTGGTCATTCAGAGGGTGAAAGAATATCAGATAGGTCAAGCGGTAGTGCTAAATCGGATGTGACATTTGATGATGTGGCAGATTGTGAGATTCCATGGGAGGATATCACCTTGGGTGAGCGTATCGGACTTG GATCTTATGGAGAGGTCTATCGTGGAGAATGGCATGGAACT GAAGTTGCTGTGAAGAAGTTCCTGGATCAAGATATAACTGGTGAATCCCTTGAAGAGTTTAGAAGTGAG GTACGGATCATGAAACGACTCAGACATCCAAACGTTGTTCTATTCATGGGAGCTGTTACTCGTTCTCCACATCTTTCAATCGTTACGGAGTTTCTTCACAG AGGTAGTCTATACAGATTACTCCATCGACCCAACAATCAGTTAGATGAGCGCAGAAGGTTGAGGATGGCTCTTGATGCT GCTCGAGGGATGAACTATCTACACAACTGCACTCCGGTGATAGTTCATCGAGATTTGAAGTCTCCAAATCTCCTAGTAGATAGGAATTGCGTTGTGAAG GTATGTGATTTTGGACTGTCAAGAATGAAGAACagcacatttctttcttccaggTCGACTGCTGGGACG GCAGAGTGGATGGCCCCAGAAGTGCTGAGAAATGAACCTTCAAATGAAAA ATGTGATGTATATAGCTTTGGTGTCATACTATGGGAGCTCTGTACTTTGCAGCAACCATGGGGAGGAATGAACCCGATGCAAGTTGTTGGTGCTGTGGGATTTCAGCATCGCCGTCTTGACATACCAGAGGACATGGATCCGGCTATTGCAGACATTATCAGGAAATGCTGGCAAAC AGATCCAAAGTTACGGCCTTCATTTGCCGAGATTATGGCTGCTTTGAAACCACTACAAAAGCCTATTACTAGTTCACATGCCCCAAAACCACCAGCTGGCAGAGGTTCGGGAAAGGGTCAGCCATCGCGAAACTTAGAAAATCCAACTGCGGAGCAGGGCTAG